DNA sequence from the Penaeus vannamei isolate JL-2024 unplaced genomic scaffold, ASM4276789v1 unanchor2876, whole genome shotgun sequence genome:
gtgtgtgtgtgtgtgtgtgtgcgtgtgtgcatgtgtgtgtgtgttctttcgtgtgtcttttatatatatatatatatatatatatatatatgtacatatatacatacatacatgcacacacacatacacacacacacatatatatatgtatatgtataaatgtatatatatgtatatatacatatatatgtgagtgtgtgagtatgtatatatgtgtatatatatatatacatatatatacatatatatatatatatacatatatatatatatacatatatatacatatatatatatgtatgtatatacacatgtatgtatatatatgtacatgtatatatatatatatatgtacatgtatatatatatatatatatatatatatatatatatgtatatatataaatacatatatatatatatatataaatatacatatatatatatgtatatatataaatacatatatatatataaatatacatatatatgtatatatataaatacatatatatatatatatatatatatatatatatatatatgtatatatatatatatatatatatatatataaatatacatatatatgtatatatataaatacatatatatatatatatatatatatatatatatatacatatatatatatatatatatatatttgtatatatatatatgtttatatacatatatgtttttatatatatatgtatatatatatatatatatatatatatatatatatatatatatatatatatatatatatttgtatatatatatgtttatatctatttgtatatctgtgcatatctatatgtgtatatgtatatatgtatacataaatacatatatatgtatatatgcatgtatatgtgtatgtatataggtatatatatatatatatatatatatatatatatatatatatatatgtgtgtgtgtgtgtgtgtgtgtgtgtgtgtgtgtgtgtgtgtgtgtgtgtgtgtgtgtgtgtctgtgcgtgtgtgtgtgtatgtatgtgtgtgtgtgtatgtgtgtgtgtgtgtgtgtgtgtgtgtgtgtgggtgtgtgtgtgtgtgtgtgtgtgtgtgtgcgtgtgtgtctgtgtgtgcgtgtgcgcatgtgtgtgtgtgttctttcgtgtgtctttatgtatatatgtttatatatatgtacatagatatacatatataaataaataaataaataaatatatatatatatgtatatatatgtatatataaataaatacttatatgtatatgtatttatatgaatatttatctatctatctatctatctaaatctatctatctatctatctatatatatatatatgtgtgtgtgtgtgtgtgtgtgtgtatacatacacacacacacatacacatacttacacatatatatatatatatatatatatatatatatatatatatatatatatatatatatatatatatatatatatatatatatatatatgccattaatATTATGTGACTGACCTAAAATCTCTTTACTTCATGCAAAGTATTAGCAGTTTTAGAAATACATAATTTATTATACTAAAGCCAAAAGATAAATGAGAATCTATTGATATTGTAATGTTTAGAAGGAAACTAAATGTGGTGTATGAaactaaattataatatatagtaAAAGAGTCCACCGCTGCGATGTATGTAGAAGAAGCACAGGATTTTAGAAGCACCGGATTTACGAGTATAGCAACattgttccctctttcctcattttcatgCCTTGCTGTTGAGACCCACATAAAAAATCATTTCTGAATGCTGGTCAATTATTGCCGAGTCCAAACACGAAGCAAAGTTCAGTTTGTGTTCACGGGTGCGTTCAGAATTTCATTGTTAGTGGCCACACAGTCATCATGAAATTACAGCTGTtttgaaaggaataaaggaacGGTCAGTCATCGTGAGTTATTCTCTGGTTTTACGGATACACGAATTCCCTTCTGTTATGTATTCTGCTCTTGTTCGTTTAAATtgaaatttaaatttaaaaatcacGACTCTAATTTGCAATTTGTAAATTAGAGTCTATGAAATATGACAACATTATTGTTGAGCGTCACCACAATACTGATCTGAAGTTTGCGATGAAACAAAGAGCAAGGAAAACGAGGAAAACAAGCGAAGTTGAGAAGCggcaaaaagatgaagagagggtaAAAGAATACAAAATATTACAGAGAGATCAAGGAAtttcagaaaaagagaaagcgaatgtcAAATTTAAGTCTACGGGCATAGAGTGCCCAGATTAGAGTTTTCTCCAACCAATGTTTTTGCAACTGCTTATCATTTGAAATCTAAATCCTCACCATAGCCTTAGACTCCCATCATTTGAAGGCCAAGATCCTAATATGATCACTTTGGTTGgggtcagaaaaaaacaaaaacaactaaccACGAAGTTATTTCTGATCTGTATCATGATTTATGAAATTCATAAACGCTTTCttgcacggagagagagagagagaaacgagtatTCTACAATTACTGGAAATATAATTGAAGTTACGCAACAGCGCTGAATCTTGAAAAGTGAATGCCTCGAAGTAAATACACAAAAAGGTCAAGGCAGGTAGGCTTTGCCGGTCAGCCGACCAGGCTCCCGAGCTGTCCCACACCAATATGTGGCAGGATGAATGACTAATGGATCTTGTGTGTTTGATACACTATTGTGACAGACGAAAACTATTCAGTGTACATACTATTGTGACTATGATTTCAGTCGTCATAATCAGGTACACGACGAAAAAAAAAGCTGGATGCAGCTGATACAAATGCGTAacctgtctcacacacacagtacattGCTCCAAGATCTTTTCCAAAGATGATATTGGTCTAGGACGGGCAACAAGGGCCATCATATCGCACAAAGGCACATGATGCAAGTTCGGGTATTGATGCGTTTTTATAGAATGCCATGTCCCGACAGATACGATATCAGGTTAGGTATAAAACCCATAAAATTTTCTTCTCATTGGCTTGAGTAATCATACAATTTTATGACTTCATTAGAGGTAGTCATCAAGGGAGCCAGTCAGAGGATCGCAGAATGTTTCCTGACTGTTAATTCAGTTTAAAATGAAAAAGAGCAGATCCATTGGTGACAATAACcatgatatatgaatacatcaaaCTGGCtttaataataaatgacaactggactcaaaatagagagagagaggttaaattGGAATACTAATGTATTTGTAATGTATAAACTACAAAACTGCAACGGTTCTAAACAAAGATATATCATTGGTGTAGTTACAAATAGGCTTACACGTTGTTAGTAATGTGAGGATTTTGTTAAACTGTTTACTGTAACAGGTTAAGTGCACTTCCTTGTACACAAAGACATATTACTTCAACTTTTGATACCACAGTGCAAttcatctagtttgtgcattgtgggttttacaaCCATGTTAGTCGGCTATAgccattttattacttttatcatagttTCCTCAACTGAATCAGCAGTCCCCTGGGGTCTGTTGAATACTCATCAGTGGGTAACCAGAGCTCATAAATCTACGCCTGGCTAAGATTTAGATTTGTCCTGTTGGTGATGGAGAAGGTTGACTTAGCATTCCTGAAGGGCGCTCTTGGGGCaaagtgaatgaaatggaaagggAGTGTACGACCGAGCAGGTATGCCCTGTCTTTGTCTTCCCATAAAGAGTTGTTTTTATATAATGAGGATCGAGGGCGCCTCTTACTTACCAGTTATACATGGTAAGAGCAGACACTACTATCGTATAAATACTGAGATTACTAGTAGTGTAACCTTTTAATGCTCGATTCACGTAGGATAGTATACAGCAGTTCCATAATATATGGTCCTTTCCAACCCTTTATATTCTAGTCATTTAATAGGCAACTTCGAACTACCCAATTGTAGGTTATTACTGAAATGCGATTTGTAGTTGCCAAATATTACGAGATCCTTACTATCCAATTTCAGCTGTGTCTAACATGTCGAAATGTTCGGTGACTTTTCTCAAATTTTACCTACACATTAGAATACTATATGGTCTACTCTCAGAGACTTTATCATTAGAGCTGCCTTGCTTCACAAGGCAAGGTCCTGTCCCCATTCCCTTGAAAATTTCATCGGAACTCCCTGTCCCCATTCCCTTGAAAATTTCATCGGAACTCCCAGTCCCCATTCCCTTGAAAATTTCATCGGAACTCCCAGTCCCCATTCCCTTGAAAATTTCATCGGAACTCCCAGTCCCCATTCCCTTGAAAATTTCATCGGAACTCCCAGTCCCCATTCCCTTGAAAATTTCATCGGAACTCCCTGTCCCCATTCCCTTGAAAATTTCATCGGAACTCCCTGTCCCCATTCCCTTGAAAATTTCATCGGAACTCCCTGTCCCCATTCCCTTGAAAATTTCATCGGAACTCCCTGTCCCCATTCCCTTGAAAATTTCATCGGAACTCCCTGTCCCCATTCCCTTGAAAATTTCATCGGAACTCCCTGTCCCCATTCCCTTGAAAATTTCATCGGAACTCCCTGTCCCCATTCCCTTGAAAATTTCATCGGAACTCCCAGTCCCCATTCCCTTGAAAATTTCATCGGAACTCCCTGTCCCCATTCCCTTGAAAATTTCATCGGAACTCCCTGTCCCCATTCCCTTGAAAATTTCATCGGAACTCCCTGTCCCCATTCCCTTGAAAATTTCATCGGAACTCCCTGTCCCCATTCCCTTGAAAATTTCATCGGAACTCCCTGTCCCCATTCCCTTGAAAATTTCATCGGAACTCCCAGTCCCCATTCCCTTGAAAATTTCATCGGAACTCCCAGTCCCCATTCCCTTGAAAATTTCATCGGAACTCCCTGTCCCCATTCCCTTGAAAATTTCATCGGAACTCCCTGTCCCCATTCCCTTGAAAATTTCATCGGAACTCCCTGTCCCCATTCCCTTGAAAATTTCATCGGAACTCCCAGTCCCCATTCCCTTGAAAATTTCATCGGAACTCCCAGTCCCCATTCCCTTGAAAATTTCATC
Encoded proteins:
- the LOC138861207 gene encoding putative per-hexamer repeat protein 5, yielding MGTGSSDEIFKGMGTGSSDEIFKGMGTGSSDEIFKGMGIGSSDEIFKGMGTGSSDEIFKGMGTGSSDEIFKGMGTGSSDEIFKGMGTGSSDEIFKGMGTGSSDEIFKGMGTGSSDEIFKGMGTGSSDEIFKGMGTGSSDEIFKGMGTGSSDEIFKGMGTGSSDEIFKGMGTGSSDEIFKGMGTGSSDEIFKGMGTGSSDEIFKGMGTGSSDEIFKGMGTGSSDEIFKGMGTGSSDEIFKGMGTGSSDEIFKGMGTGSSDEIFKGMGTGSSDEIFKGMGTGSSDEIFKGMGTGSSDEIFKGMGTGSSDEIFKGMGTGSSDEIFKGMGTGSSDEIFKGMGTGSSDEIFKGMGTGSSDEIFKGMGTGSSDEIFKGMGTGSSDEIFKGMGTGSSDEIFKGMGTGSSDEIFKGMGTGSSDEIFKGMGTGSSDEIFKGMGTGSSDEIFKGMGTGSSDEIFKGMGTGSSDEIFKGMGTGSSDEIFKGMGTGSSDEIFKGMGTGSSDEIFKGMGTGSSDEIFKGMGTGSSDEIFKGMGTGSSDEIFKGMGTGSSDEIFKGMGTGSSDEIFKGMGTGSSDEIFKGMGTGSSDEIFKGMGTGSSDEIFKGMGTGSSDEIFKGMGTGPCLVKQGSSNDKVSESRPYSILMCR